GGACCCGCCAGCGGCAACTTCCCCTCGCAGAACGTTGTCGTGAACGGGCGGCCGGGACTGGCCGGCCCGCTGTGCAACCTCGGCCTCGGCCGAGACGGCACGTGGTTCATCGTCGCCGCCGGTGCCGCCTACCACGCCGGATCGGGCTACGTCGGCTGGTGCGGGCGCGACAACGGCAACAACCACCTGATCGGCGTCGAGGCCGAGTCCACCGGCCGCGGTGACTGGACCGCCGCACAGCACGAGTCCTACCCGCGCGGCGTCGCCGCGCTGCTCGACCACGTCGGCCTGCCCGCGGATCGGGCGCTGGCACACAAGGAATGGGCCCCCGGCCGCAAGATCGACCCCGCCGGATGGCCGGGCGACATGGGCGGGTTCCGGGGCTCCGTCGACGAATGGATGACAGGAGACGGCATGCCAAGTCCAGAGGAGATCGCCACCGCAGTGTGGAGCCACATCCTGGCCCAACCGGACAAGCCGGAGAACAAGCAAGCCGCGTGGGTGTGGCTGACCTTCGCCAACGTCGCGGCGTGGAAGTCCGCGGACGCGTTGACCGCGCCGCGCCAGTCGGAGGTGATCCTGCCCGACGGCAAGAGGTCGACCGTCAGCGAACCGCCGCTGAACTTCCTTATGCACACCGACGCCGCGGCGTTCCGCACCGAGCGCCTGGCGCTGGCGATCCTGCAGGCGCTCGGCGAACTCGACGACGTCGACACCG
The window above is part of the Allokutzneria albata genome. Proteins encoded here:
- a CDS encoding peptidoglycan recognition protein family protein, whose protein sequence is MAYSLTWMPGVLREAGLNVVEIGGWQNRGHGNFSDVRGVLLHHTAGPASGNFPSQNVVVNGRPGLAGPLCNLGLGRDGTWFIVAAGAAYHAGSGYVGWCGRDNGNNHLIGVEAESTGRGDWTAAQHESYPRGVAALLDHVGLPADRALAHKEWAPGRKIDPAGWPGDMGGFRGSVDEWMTGDGMPSPEEIATAVWSHILAQPDKPENKQAAWVWLTFANVAAWKSADALTAPRQSEVILPDGKRSTVSEPPLNFLMHTDAAAFRTERLALAILQALGELDDVDTAALERVMAERMDAMEASLAARLSALVQSGIRSLSDEDVRAIALAAADEEDARERARLGSAPDTT